The Lysobacter sp. genome includes a window with the following:
- a CDS encoding symmetrical bis(5'-nucleosyl)-tetraphosphatase, whose product MAVWAIGDLQGCYGPTQRLLEKIRFDPAQDQLWFCGDLVNRGGESLETLRLVHSLRDRSIVVLGNHDLSLLAISERTVDDQRRVNQDLQRILFADDRDTLIDWLRLRPLLHSDRALGWMMIHAGLSPKWTTTHAEKHAREVEHRLHGDGRRKLLRNMYGDFPAWTPALRGVERERAIINIFTRLRYCSTRGRIAFNEKGAPGTQVPGLYPWYAVPGRAERDLKIVCGHWSTLGLFIGHGVHAIDTGAVWGGKLTALQLDTDELRLVQVPGREVAVPGPQD is encoded by the coding sequence ATGGCGGTGTGGGCGATCGGCGACCTGCAGGGCTGCTATGGCCCAACCCAACGCCTGCTGGAAAAGATCCGCTTCGACCCGGCGCAGGACCAACTGTGGTTCTGCGGCGATCTGGTCAACCGTGGCGGCGAATCGCTGGAAACCCTGCGTCTGGTGCATTCGCTGCGCGATCGGAGCATCGTCGTGCTGGGCAATCACGATCTGTCGCTGCTGGCGATCTCCGAGCGCACCGTCGACGACCAGCGCAGGGTCAACCAGGACCTGCAGCGGATCCTGTTCGCGGACGACCGCGATACCTTGATCGACTGGCTGCGGCTGCGTCCGCTGCTGCACAGCGACCGCGCGCTGGGCTGGATGATGATCCACGCCGGGTTGTCGCCGAAGTGGACCACGACGCACGCAGAAAAGCATGCGCGCGAAGTCGAGCACAGACTGCACGGCGATGGCCGGCGCAAACTGCTGCGCAACATGTATGGCGACTTTCCCGCATGGACGCCCGCGCTGCGCGGCGTCGAGCGCGAACGCGCGATCATCAACATCTTCACCCGGCTGCGCTATTGCTCCACGCGCGGGCGGATCGCCTTCAACGAGAAAGGCGCGCCGGGCACGCAGGTGCCCGGACTGTATCCCTGGTATGCCGTGCCGGGTCGCGCCGAGCGCGACCTGAAAATCGTCTGCGGCCACTGGTCCACGCTCGGCCTGTTCATCGGCCACGGCGTGCACGCGATCGATACCGGCGCGGTCTGGGGCGGCAAGCTCACTGCACTGCAACTCGACACCGACGAACTGCGGCTCGTGCAGGTGCCCGGTCGCGAGGTCGCCGTCCCGGGTCCACAGGACTGA